One Kribbella sp. NBC_00662 genomic region harbors:
- a CDS encoding trehalose-6-phosphate synthase, with protein MPNGRSSFVVVANRLPVDRIEMPDGSTAWRRSPGGLVTALAPVMQSHHGAWIGWTGSPDEKVDPFDNDGMHLVPVMLSAEDVQLYYEGFSNATLWPLYHDVIVAPEFHREWWESYVAVNRRFAEAAADAADDNADVWVHDYQLQLVPAMLRRLRPDVRIGFFLHIPFPPTELFAQMPWRRQILDGLMGADLVGFQRPGAASNFARLARNRMGLRTRGDRIHLPDDRIVRAKAFPISIDVNELEKLARQPETTARAAEMRQEVGNPTHILLGVDRLDYTKGIRQRLRAFGELLDEKRISVDDAVFIQVATPSRERVEQYRVLRDEIELLVGRINGEHGRIGTPAINYLHTSYSRTEMAALFRAADVAVVTPLRDGMNLVAKEYVSTRYDDTGALVLSEFAGAADEFRQAFLVNPHDINGMKDTIVDAMNTDDRQLGRRMKAMRKHLAAHDVNVWAQNFLKALHDED; from the coding sequence ATGCCGAACGGTAGGAGTTCCTTCGTAGTGGTGGCCAACCGGCTGCCGGTCGACCGGATCGAGATGCCCGACGGCAGTACGGCGTGGCGCCGCAGTCCAGGCGGACTGGTCACCGCGCTCGCACCGGTCATGCAGAGCCACCACGGCGCGTGGATCGGCTGGACCGGCAGCCCGGACGAGAAGGTCGACCCGTTCGACAACGACGGTATGCATCTGGTCCCGGTGATGCTCTCGGCCGAGGACGTGCAGCTGTACTACGAGGGCTTCTCCAACGCGACCCTCTGGCCGCTGTACCACGACGTGATCGTGGCGCCGGAGTTCCACCGCGAGTGGTGGGAGTCGTACGTCGCGGTGAACCGGCGCTTCGCCGAGGCCGCGGCGGATGCCGCCGACGACAACGCGGACGTCTGGGTGCACGACTACCAGCTGCAGCTCGTCCCGGCGATGCTGCGCCGGCTGCGCCCCGACGTACGGATCGGGTTCTTCCTGCACATCCCGTTCCCGCCGACCGAACTGTTCGCGCAGATGCCGTGGCGGCGGCAGATCCTGGACGGGCTGATGGGCGCGGACCTGGTCGGTTTCCAAAGACCCGGCGCCGCCTCGAACTTCGCCCGCCTGGCCCGCAACCGGATGGGCCTGCGGACCCGCGGCGACCGCATCCACCTGCCGGACGACCGGATCGTCCGCGCGAAGGCCTTCCCGATCTCGATCGACGTCAACGAGCTGGAGAAGCTGGCCCGTCAACCGGAGACCACGGCCCGCGCGGCCGAGATGCGGCAGGAGGTCGGCAACCCGACGCACATCCTGCTCGGCGTCGACCGGCTCGACTACACCAAGGGCATCCGGCAACGGCTGCGGGCGTTCGGCGAGCTCCTGGACGAGAAGCGGATCTCGGTCGACGACGCGGTGTTCATCCAGGTGGCGACGCCGTCACGCGAGCGGGTCGAGCAGTACCGCGTCCTGCGTGACGAGATCGAGCTCCTGGTCGGCCGGATCAACGGCGAGCACGGCCGGATCGGTACGCCGGCGATCAACTACCTGCACACGTCGTACTCGCGGACCGAGATGGCAGCGCTGTTCCGGGCCGCGGACGTCGCCGTGGTGACACCGCTCCGGGACGGTATGAACCTGGTCGCGAAGGAGTACGTGTCGACGCGGTACGACGACACCGGCGCGCTGGTGCTGAGCGAGTTCGCCGGCGCGGCCGACGAGTTCCGGCAAGCTTTCCTCGTGAACCCGCACGACATCAACGGTATGAAGGACACGATCGTCGACGCGATGAACACCGACGACCGCCAGCTCGGCCGCCGGATGAAGGCGATGCGCAAGCACCTGGCCGCGCACGACGTGAACGTCTGGGCCCAGAACTTCCTCAAGGCCCTCCATGACGAAGACTGA